cattataataaaattagtgatataaaaatgcatttaaaaaagtatttatttagattattttagttaatttttcaatttttactaatttaatatttttatatatatttaaaataattattaaattaattatgacgtcatcacaGTTCGATCCCGGTTTAACCTCAAttcaacctcaaaaaccttgaacctctcacTTTTACGATTCAATAAACGGTCTAGGTTTCAAAACCTTGCCTAGCGGACAGTTCTAGGAATATTTTCCAACGTGgttattaagaaacttaaattatacagaatttaataaaaagatagttttatatattgttaaaagaaacatacacatacatacataaagtcttacaatttccttctataaattttattcttttgaaaTATTTGCATGATAGTCTTATTATCAACATTACAAGCTACatattgttcaaaattttagttagataaaaaaaaatttggggtttttctttttgtatgtaAGGACCTAGTATATTGTTAAAAGGACTAAAATTTAAtgacaaagtttaactataaaCTTAGTTATAGACGAGTTCATTTGATTGAAatgatggaaaagtgagaggatagaaaatggatAGATgatgaaaaagtgaaaggatagaaaaaattttaatttccctcatttgtgtttggttgggagggtgGAAAGatgaaaggatagaaaacttctttgtttggttgagatgaaaaatgagaggattgaaaatagagtttatataaatttatcagCACATacctattaaataaaaaataaaaaaagtaacacattctatacttaaaaaaattgtataaatgggcacttcattaaaatgaaaaaaaaaaaaagcataagaaactaatccaaaactattttctaaaaaaaaggaaaacgaaAACCACAactgataaaaaaagaaacatatatgAGCAcccaccaaaagaaaaaggaaggaaagaaggaagaagaagaagaatgaagctAGAAATGTTGAGAAAAACACCCcgcaaaaaaaacaaaacaaaaacaaaaagccaaaaggCCAAATGTCCAgaacttttgttttgttgggGGTATATTTGTCCAAAAGCAACAAGGACTTTTGCTCCTTGTTTTCTCTCCTATAATCTCTTCAATTCGAGGAGATTGAGTTTTGGTGGGCCCAAGTAAAAAAATCTGGGTCCCACCAATTTTCTCTCCCCCTCCTCTCCTCCTAACCAAACAGCCACTCCAACcattttctctcatttatttTCCATCCACCCACTTTTCGCTcaaaccaaacataccctaagggTGCATTTGGTTGGGTGTAttttagggagagagagagagagagagaagtagaagggaaagaaatttaTTGGAGTGTTTGGTTGTGTGGATTTGTGGAAGGAAAATTGGCGGTGCTTAGGAACACCCGAGCCCACCAAAATGTGTTTACCCCATATTGGGAAGAAAACTAGGTTGATTCTATAAAATGTTGCTTGAGCCATGCTTTTACCCTTCTACCCGTCTTTAAATAGCAACTGCGTAATAGTGCCCTACCACATACCCTAAGGGTGCATTTGGTTGGGTGTAttttagggagagagagagagagagagaagtagaagggaaagaaatttaTTGGAGTGTTTGGTTGTGTGGATTTGTGGAAGGAAAATTGGCGGTGCTTAGGAACACCCGGGCCCACCAAAATGTGTTTACCCCATATTGGGAAGAAAACTAGGTTGATTCTATAAAATGTTGCTTGAGCCATGCTTTTACCCTTCTACCCGTCTTTAAATAGCAACTGCGTAATAGTGCCCTACCacatatctttctttttctttttctttttttctccctttcgACTACGTTCCAATTTTCCATAACTCTCTCTTGCCAAATCttcctattttgttttttttttcctttttgtcttttttctcttagattcaagttacacctggtgtaactctaagcaatgttacaccactcaaaatttttaattggatgcgaatattgacaaatctaccgttagattacattatctttgtatattcttcatgcttgcaaaatttcaaagtaatcaaagattaatagccatgtcatcaatcaattgttaacttcaaatttttgtagtttaaaataatgcataaaagatgggtttatggatcaaatggtaaatagcatccgattgatatgaaaattggcatgcatgttaagaacatatagaatatgtaattcaacagttggattttcaaaatattaattcaataataagctattgggtggtgtaatattgcttagagttacacctggtgtaattttaagtaatgttacactaATCAATagtcatgcttgcaaaattttaaggtgattaaagattaatagtcatgttatcaatcaattgtttaaatttaagtttttgtactttaaataatgcataaaagataagttatggattaaatggtaaataacatcaaattgacataaaaatttatatgaatgttaagaacacatagaacatataatccaacggtgagattttcaaatataaattctataataagttattgggtggtataATATTGCTTAGAATTACACCATGTGTAACTTGAAaccaacccatatatatattaactagtaaatataatataatataatatgtatgatgtgtaacttttataaaatattattttaataaatttatttaataataagtactattttttattatttaattagtataatataaattatttcttacatattatgtaataaaGGTATAAGAGTAGATTtacataaattacattttctttaacaaaagacttttccatccttccaaccaaacatacaTGAGAGAAAATTAatcttttctatcattttcTATCCTTTCATTTTTGCttctctccaaccaaatggGCCCTAAGGCTATACAACTCtcattaaacaaattaatatgactacatattttgaaaatttaaccattaaattgcatattctttatgttcttaaaacacatgtcaaaatTCATGTTAATCAGacgttatttattatttgatgcataaatttacaaaaactcGAAGtctaaatatttgattgatgacatagttattgattttttatctttttaaaattttacaaatataaaagatataataagaaaatgtaattcaatagtgaatttgtcaaaattcacctttaataaaaaaaatattgagtagcATTACTCTACACCTAGGTTTATTGCTAAACTTTTTATATTTgtcacatcatcatcatcatcatcattattattattattattattattgggatGAGGatataatgatgatgatgggaCAAATTCAAAAACGCACATTTGGAATGGTCATTGTCAAAAACACCACCTATATGATTTTGGTTGAAGAAATTTAGGGGATTTCAATATTTAGGGGTAGGTATGCGATATTGGCCATTCGCAGGGaaggaaaagacaaaaagaGTAGCATTCAATCCGCTGTATGCATATCGAATTAGGGTTAATTAACTGTTTTTAGCGAATTCATGAAATTTTAGGgggttttgattttctctagtAGTGTGATTGAATTAATAATGTTTAAGGTTTGTTTTATCTGGTAAATTTATTAGTTAATGTAGATATATATGGATATATTTCGGTTGGTGTGAGCATAAATATTCATGTTTGTTGTttatttatgaatatcataATATATGTTTGGATGTGGTGTTAAGGTGGTAGGCAAAAAGTGTTGGTGTAATCatgaatattaagtttttttttttataaatatatttttttgctgTTAAATAAccattttattgaaataaagaCATGATTGCAAAAGAGGAGAGGGCACGTCACCATATATGTCTAACGCCtgagcatggttttaaaaaccaataCAGTGAAAGAACCGGAAAATGAGCTAAATACCGGTTTTAAGATCGAACCagtgacgtcataaataatttaattattatttatttaaattatataaataattaataatttttttaaagaagtatataatatctttttaaaaaatttaacataacaTTACACAATCAtccttaacaaaataaactttcaacaaaaccaaataaataatttcattagtCATTATATTTACATCCAAAtggcaaataaaaaataagttcattacatccaaatagcaaataagttttaaagtttcaaacaaacaactaataagttttaAGACCCAAGCCTCATTtattatgaagaaaattgaaattaatatcATCATGTGAACCAAATGCTCCGCCACtagcatcattatcatcatcctcatcctcatcttcatcttcaataGGAATAGGatgatttttatctctaaatccGGGAGgagcatcatcttcatcaccaaatgattccaaattgatgtcatcatcatcatcctcaatcACTTCATTTTCCATATCTATACAAATTCTAAAACCAAAgaataataaatgaaataacgattctaataattatttctcataaatcataaatagtcTAATTAAAATATGCAACTAGGCAAAGAATTGTTATAAGCTAACCTCTTTGTACATGGCTAGATGACTCTTCTTCAATTGGATGAGCTCCCTCTTCATATAATGCATTCTCTATCTCCTCATGATCCAAAAATGGAGGCTCCTCATCTTCCACTACCCAAAATTCAGTTTTGTCGATACTTGCATAATCAATAGGATCAAAATTGAACTTCTTCCTTTTGACTCTATATCACAAGACGAACATAATGAATAATTGATAACCAAATCATTtatatttcacaatcacaaagaaCCCATTTGACCAAATTAGTAAATCACTCATATTTTCCCACAAAAACGTTGAAACAAAgagattatataatatataccttTCTTTCAATCGGTAGTTATAATGAACATACACAAGATCATTAAGTCGTTGATGCTccaatctatttcttcttttgctatGTATTTGTTCAAAAACACTCCAATTCCGCTCACATCTCGAAGAGGCAGCTGTTTGGCTAAGGATCCGAATTGCAAACTTTTGTAAGGTTGGAGCACAAGATCCAAACAACTTCCACCACTCATCTAAGTTCCATATACAACGCAAAACAACGATACAATGAATCAATAAACatacttatcccaaaaatataaaaaaagagctATGATctttaaaacatattttcattttattattagttaaaataaacaatatcTTACTCGGCTGAGATGTCTTGGCTGAATCTTGAGTAAGTTAGGTTCCAAAAGTTTGTTCACACTCTCGAAATAGCCTTAATTCCTCCACCAACTTCAACCGGCCAATTGAAACTTTTGATTCAATAACATCTGTCACAGCAGATTGTGTCTCTAGCCTCTTATTAAGAGTAGACGAGTCATATTGGAATGCATGATTCAACCAATAAGCAGCAGCATGAATATCTCTATAAAATCGATTATCCCAACGATCCTTGATAATATTAACATAAGGCTCCCATAATCTCTTCTtgtccttgaaatttttttttattccatcaATTACTCTATACATGCCATTATATACATAACCCATAGTTGGTTTTTCATCAGAATCAAAAATGCGTAATAAACGAATCAATGGTGACATAATATGCACAATTACATGACAATCATTCCAAAATTGATTGTCAAGAATGATTTTCACCACTGCCTTTGCTTTCTTATCTTTTGCATATCTtgattcaacataaaatttgCTGGTCACCAATGCTTGTAAATCATGCTTATGTTCCTTAAGACTCCCTAAGGCAATGAAAGTAGTAGCAAACCTAGTTGGCCCTGGACGCACAATTTCCGTCCAATTTTTTCTAGTCCTCAACCAAGCTTGCAAAGCCACATGATTATAGATGAACACTGTGATCTTGGATGCACGCTTTGCAAGTTTAGCTACATGATCCATCTTTCcaatctccttaaaaattagGTTTAGGTAATGTGCTGCACAAGGTAACCAACTAATGTTCCtatatttttcacacaaaatTCTTCCAGCAGCTACATAATTTGCAGCATTGTCAGTGACCAAATGTACTATATTTGCAGGAACAACCCAATTAACAATTTCATCAAACAAGTTACTCAAATTAATAGCATCCTTAACAAAGTCAGAAGCATCAACAGAACGTATAAAAACAATTCATTTAGGACAATAGACAAGGAAATTAATCAATATTCTATGCCTAGTATCAGTCCACCCATCAACCATTATTGTACAACCAGTATCAGCCCAATATGATCGATGAGAATCAACAATCAATTggacttc
The sequence above is drawn from the Castanea sativa cultivar Marrone di Chiusa Pesio chromosome 5, ASM4071231v1 genome and encodes:
- the LOC142634813 gene encoding uncharacterized protein LOC142634813: MESASVPSNEHASTTGSNANSSSVRAKCDPAWDHVTEEFKDGKSSYRCIHCVKSYKEGGINRMKRHLAGIKGDVAAYMGVPYDLRFQMVENLKDIAKSKEQTKKDQEASNYSPLEDSPEFEDVQEITPRGRGLGRGNRSGAPSNFPLRSNLGKRKVGDIGNYFAPKTTPGAQPSIKSVLDGKEKKLRVDMARPKLSCPSSAFVERRKREVQLIVDSHRSYWADTGCTIMDAINLSNLFDEIVNWVVPANIVHLVTDNAANYVAAGRILCEKYRNISWLPCAAHYLNLIFKEIGKMDHVAKLAKRASKITVFIYNHVALQAWLRTRKNWTEIVRPGPTRFATTFIALGSLKEHKHDLQALVTSKFYVESRYAKDKKAKAVVKIILDNQFWNDCHVIVHIMSPLIRLLRIFDSDEKPTMGYVYNGMYRVIDGIKKNFKDKKRLWEPYVNIIKDRWDNRFYRDIHAAAYWLNHAFQYDSSTLNKRLETQSAVTDVIESKVSIGRLKLVEELRLFREYEWWKLFGSCAPTLQKFAIRILSQTAASSRCERNWSVFEQIHSKRRNRLEHQRLNDLVYVHYNYRLKERVKRKKFNFDPIDYASIDKTEFWVVEDEEPPFLDHEEIENALYEEGAHPIEEESSSHVQRDDAPPGFRDKNHPIPIEDEDEDEDDDNDASGGAFGSHDDINFNFLHNK